In Eriocheir sinensis breed Jianghai 21 chromosome 12, ASM2467909v1, whole genome shotgun sequence, the following proteins share a genomic window:
- the LOC126997443 gene encoding death domain-associated protein 6-like yields the protein MAAREVVDVISSDEEFLEPPRKPIGWNFQLGLKKEGKTKKSRANGVSAATASASHDSTDDSDDDLEIIEVKVEPQKKVASLLPSSSRSEIRKQVRNTTQSSISDFFSKPPKADKGSNKESKEKEEERLKKEEYEIEEDDDKSSATMEAFMRRWEEINNLGKDDKKIRDKLWKYYHLAHTSYTHSKKFIQIVEASIDKLTISNTYVIIKDLLDSLKRYKDSPFREKLSEEESAGTSREGTPAPIEVEDSKTNRKLKKIDKMMKEIAQKIKDLENQEVDLDDEVNSTYLVEERLKRQFTKLHSYYCRLANCSPATGRPTEKKFKFRGSRWQEINKRITAWVNKHKEFPDYTDILNLVKKVTQQSSLPLRPETVRVQAQEIFRDVGKMLKYRRESDDLYSIYSYADEEGEDPALEDEELNDKLKQNEKAAEEKLNKIFQEYVDKEAQQREEADTGGGKDKTSKSSVKEESDSQDPSRTVETQEGESSKLDDKERDKVSVATTERQGLVKNDIDTDRQSDGTTSFKNEEEGEDKEEEDDSVDDMEQDTSDNEEGTSDDDEDDHTEDEDVKEEEESEPTQEQTSSEVKKEDLDLDDETDDELKDVLASACRDEEEEEDSEEDIPVLDSEELLQEESRSVKTEESNSITCLDEESPSTATPASSVLRNSVNGPPVPTTNTLPAYSSPTFTTAEDTAESHPVLDSEEVLQQEDSRSINSEESNSIMCLDDESKDNSPAIGTHAASVFQNSSNGPSVPTSNSSPATAASTAHSSSSSTTAEDMAELHQKRHLEDESSPACKKICLESPKS from the exons GAACCTCCCAGGAAACCTATTGGTTGGAACTTTCAACTAGGACTTaagaaggaaggcaag ACCAAGAAGTCCAGAGCCAATGGGGTATCGGCAGCAACAGCATCAGCATCCCATGACTCTACTGATGACTCTGATGATGACCTTGAAATTATTGAGGTAAAGGTCGAGCCCCAAAAGAAGGTAGCCTCACTGCTGCCCTCCAGCAGTCGCTCAGAGATTCGCAAACAGGTGCGCAACACCACCCAGTCTTCCATATCAGACTTCTTCAGTAAACCTCCAAAAGCAGACAAAGGGAGCAACAAGGagagcaaagaaaaagaggaagaaagattgaagaaagaagaatatgagatTGAGGAAGATGATGACAAGAGCTCAGCCACAATGGAGGCA ttcatgagaagatgggaagagattAATAATTTAGGTAAAGATGATAAGAAGATCCGAGACAAGTTGTGGAAGTACTACCACCTTGCCCACACGTCCTACACACACTCAAA GAAATTTATACAGATTGTGGAGGCATCAATAGACAAGCTCACTATTAGCAATACATATGTTATCATAAAAGACTTACTGGATTCTCTGAAGCGGTACAAAGACTCTCCCTTCCGAGAGAAG TTAAGTGAGGAGGAGTCTGCTGGGACTTCAAGAGAAGGAACTCCTGCACCCATTGAGGTAGAAGACAGCAAGACAAACAGAAAGCTCAAAAAGATTGATAAGATGATGAAG GAGATAGCACAAAAAATCAAGGATCTGGAGAACCAGGAAGTTGACCTTGATGATGAGGTGAATTCTACATATCTAGTAGAGGAGAG GCTAAAACGTCAGTTTACCAAGCTGCACAGCTACTACTGCCGCCTTGCCAACTGTTCACCCGCCACGGGAAGGCCCACTGAGAAGAAGTTCAAGTTCCGAG GGAGCCGTTGGCAGGAGATAAACAAGAGAATCACAGCATGGGTGAACAAACACAAGGAGTTTCCTGACTACACAGACATCTTGAATCTTGTGAAGAAAGTGACACAACAAAGCAGCTTGCCCCTCAGACCAGAGACTGTGCGAGTACAAG CCCAGGAGATCTTCAGGGACGTTGGGAAGATGCTGAAGTACAGGCGGGAGAGTGATGACTTGTACAGCATATACTCGTATGctgatgaggagggagaagaccCGGCTTTAGAGGATGAGGAACTAAACGACAAACTGAAGCAAAATGAAAAGGCTGCTGAGGAGAAACTAAATAAG ATATTCCAAGAGTATGTGGACAAAGAGGCCCAACAACGAGAGGAAGCGGATACAGGTGGTGGAAAGGACAAGACCTCAAAAAGTTCAGTGAAAGAAGAGTCTGATTCTCAGGATCCCTCCAGAACAGTTGAAACCCAAGAGGGAGAGAGCAGTAAGCTAGATGATAAGGAGAGGGACAAGGTTTCTGTGGCAACAACAGAGAGACAAGGGTTGGTTAAAAATGATATAGATACTGATAGGCAGAGTGATGGAACTACATCCtttaaaaatgaagaggaaggagaagacaaggaggaggaggatgattctGTAGACGATATGGAACAAGATACAAGTGATAACGAAGAAGGTACatcagatgatgatgaagatgaccaCACAGAAGATGAggatgtgaaggaagaggaggagagtgaacccACCCAAGAACAGACCTCttcagaagtaaagaaagaagatttAGATTTAGATGATGAAACAGATGATGAATTGAAAGATGTTTTAGCCAGTGCTTgtagggatgaagaagaggaagaagactcagAAGAAG ATATACCAGTATTAGATTCTGAGGAACTTCTCCAAGAGGAGTCCAGGAGTGTAAAGACTGAGGAGAGCAACTCCATCACATGTCTAGATGAAGAGAGTCCTTCCACTGCCACACCTGCCTCCTCAGTGCTCCGGAATAGTGTGAATGGCCCCCCTGTTCCCACCACTAACACATTGCCTGCCTATTCATCTCCCACATTCACCACTGCTGAGGACACGGCAGAGTCCCATCCAGTATTAGATTCTGAGGAAGTTCTTCAGCAAGAGGATTCCAGGAGCATAAACAGTGAGGAGAGCAACTCTATAATGTGTTTGGATGATGAGAGCAAAGATAATAGCCCTGCCATTGGCACACATGCTGCCTCAGTTTTCCAGAATAGTTCAAATGGCCCCTCTGTTCCCACCTCCAACTCATCACCTGCTACTGCTGCCTCCACTGctcattcatcttcctcatccaccACTGCTGAGGACATGGCAGAGCTCCACCAGAAGCGTCATCTGGAGGATGAAAGTTCACCAGCCTGCAAGAAGATATGTTTAGAATCCCCTAAGTCATAG